The following nucleotide sequence is from Gordonia jinghuaiqii.
CCCTGATCTTCGACCTCGAGGACGCGGTGCCCGACAGCGAGAAGGTGACCGCGCTGGCGACCGTCATCGACGTCGTCCGCGACGTCGGAATGTCCGCCGCGGGACCCCGAATGTTCGTGCGTGTCAACCCGATCGACAGTTGGACCAACGCGAACGCCCTTCGTCAGCTCATCGGTCCCGGCCTGTCCGGAATCGTCCTGCCGAAGGTCGACGGGGTGGGTGATGTGATGCTTGCCGACGAGCTCATGAGCTGGTCGGAGGATCAGCACGGGCTGCCCCGCGGCTCGATCGCGCTCATGCCGGTTCTCGAGACCGCGCGGAGCCTGCGCGACGCGCACGCCATCGCCGGTGCCGCGCAGCGGGTCGCCTACCTCGGGGCCGTGACCGGGGCCGGCGGCGACGTGGCACGTGCGGTCGGCTACCGGTGGACCAAGGAATGTTCCGAGACCGCCGAACTGCGTTCTCGGGTGCTGCTCGATGTGCGCGCCGCCGGATCACCAAACCCGATGACCGGATTGTGGACGCCCGTCGCAGATCTGGCGGGACTTCGCGCGTTCGCTGAGCAGAACCGCGACCTCGGGTACGAAGGCATGGTCGCTATTCACCCTACGCACGTTCCGGTCATCAACGAAGTGTTCGCACCCACCGAAAAGGAACTCGCGCGCCTACAACGTCTTGTTCAGGCTGTCACCAGCGCCCAGTCGGACGGGAGGGGCGTCGTCGCATTCGAAGGCGAGATGGTCGACGAGGCGATGGCCGAGACAGCACGCCTGACGCTCCAGCGATACCAGGCCGAACTCACCGACTGATCGTCCGGTTAGGAAACAGATGACACAGCAAAACAACCCGCTCCCAAACCCTGAAATGCTCTGGCGCCCCGCCACCGTCGCCGAGTCCAACAACATGCAGACGTTCCGGCACTGGCTGGGGACGGAACGGCAGGTTGATATCCCGGACTACCCCGCACTGTGGCGCTGGTCGGTGTCCGACCTCGCAGGGTTCTGGGAGGCGATCGCTGACTACTTCGACGTCGGATTCC
It contains:
- a CDS encoding HpcH/HpaI aldolase/citrate lyase family protein, with the translated sequence MLFVPGTRTEWLEKARRVGPDALIFDLEDAVPDSEKVTALATVIDVVRDVGMSAAGPRMFVRVNPIDSWTNANALRQLIGPGLSGIVLPKVDGVGDVMLADELMSWSEDQHGLPRGSIALMPVLETARSLRDAHAIAGAAQRVAYLGAVTGAGGDVARAVGYRWTKECSETAELRSRVLLDVRAAGSPNPMTGLWTPVADLAGLRAFAEQNRDLGYEGMVAIHPTHVPVINEVFAPTEKELARLQRLVQAVTSAQSDGRGVVAFEGEMVDEAMAETARLTLQRYQAELTD